The window tggttttcctATTGGTCACCGACTTTTTGGTGGTAGCACAACTCTACAATGGATGTCTTCCAGAATGGTCCAATCTTTGTTATTTCCAGTAGGATATATAAACTTTGAGTATGAAGATATAAGCGAGTTTTTCATATAGTATTGAGAGCATAGAGTATAACATGACATGTTTCCATATCTACATGCAGCAATAGCATGTGCACATGGAATATGGTCAAGATCAAACATCCTACATGTGCATGAATGGACTTGCAAATTAACATGATTACTTATCCCAACATATTTGACATTGAACTCCCAAGAGTTGATAAGCTCAACATCATAACCTAATGACTTATTAAACCTTAAGTGCAACTACATGTCAGCCCATGTAGTAAGCTCAGTTTTCATTGACAATGCTTGTTGTTGGCGATTTGAAAACCATCTCTAAGGTAAGTTTCTCAACTCTTCAACCGTTCGCACAACTGGCAGATCTCTTGCATCTTTTAGTACAACATTCGTGCACTCAACGATCCCTGTAGTCATGATATTATATTCTTTTCCATTACTATGTGACCGATCCCATTGCTCTACTCCTACATCAGCTAAATATTTGGTTGCTCTTGGAGAAATCATCTCTAACTGACCATATTTAGTATCAAAATCTGACATTCGATATGCATGGGCAACATCATGAAACAACTTATGTACAACAACATTTTTTACCTTTGTTTTCAAGTTTTACCCTAAATGATAAGTGCATACGCCATGGCTTGCATGAGGAAACAACTTTTGTACCATTTTTTCAATGCTACCATGACAATCTGAAACCACCACTAAATCATCTACATGTCCGATCACATCATATAATTTTGTAAGAAACCACTCCTAAGAAGCATCATTTTCTGAATCACCAATTCCGAAAGCCAATGGGTAGATTTGATTGTTACCATCTTTGCTTGCTGCAACAAACAAAGtccttaaatattttaactttaagaATGTTCCATCAACTGGAATTATTAGCCTTATTGATGTACGAAACCCAGAAATACATGCACCAAATGCCATAAATAGATACTTGAATTGATTGTCAACATCAGTAACAATATCAATTATTGTCCTAGGATTCTTTTGCTCTAGCATATAACAATAAGATGGTAAAGCACCATAAGACTCTTCAGGTGATCCCCTAATGGAGTTAAAGGCAAATTCTCTTGCTCTCTATGCCTTATCATAACTAATTTGAACATCGTACTTGTTTCGAATATCTCCTATAATGTCTTTAGGACAGTATTGACAACCAACTTGATAAGTTTGTCTCATGCTTTCACTAACCAACCAACTACTTGCATGACGATTATCCCGAGACATCATGTCCAACCTACAAGTGTGCGTAGGATGGTATTTCATTACTTGAAATAAATTAGAACTTCCTAACTTAGTTGCACAAAATCGTCATTTGCATTCGTTATCAACACATTGAAGTTCTTTcttactaaaataaattttcttctcttcaatATGATCATCATTAGTGTCACAATCACTAGTACCTATCCGACTCATGTCTCAGTCATTATTGCTTACCTCCTCAATCATGGTTGCAGTATCATTCATGAGACCATCTTTTATATTCATGATGCTATGAATTTCCATTATTTGAGCTACTTTGTTGCTTGAATCCCTATTTTCAATCACTTGGACATTGCTGGTCAGGTTGGTATCCAACACATGATAGTCATCATCAATAGCATACCCATTCATGTTCCATTCAAAAACATTAGATCTCTCATGTGGCTCATAGTTGAATTTTGTTATGCTTTCATCACTAACGACATTAAGAGATTCTATTGATCCATCATTTACATGTCCATTTCCATGCATAAACATTGACTCTGCATTATTTTCAAATCTTCTATCCACAGTGATGCATAATAGAGCTGGTAACTTGTTAGTGCAATTTAAACGAATGAAAAGTCTAACATCTCCATCATCTCTTAGTTGAATTGGTGATGTCGGTATGTTACCACTGAATGCATACTTCATTGAAATTGAGCACTCAACTAGATCTAGTTGAAGAATGCGATACACAACTCTCATTAATTCATGATATGATATATTCTTCTTCACTGTAATGCATTTACCTTCACTTCCTTTAAAGTGGTATGTGTTTCCATCTTGTACCCAATTCCCTTTTTACAAAAGCATTATTCCTACTTCATCAAtgaatgcaaaaataaatatttcaaactatcatgttaataataaaatagtacaaCATAGGATATACTTTTATTAAGTTTCAACTATAGACTATGCAATGAAtctaaaaacatatatttttatttttattaaataactcaCTACATAATAATATGTCAACAATTCAATCTCAGTTTTTCAGTATAGTTATATAAAAATAGAGTTTTGCTTTGAATAGAAACACATAAACTCAACTTATGTTAAGTTAAACCtgacaaataataaaatttgttgttcAATGTAGCAATGCAATACTTCCCATAAATCAAAGATCCAAACGAACCATACATAACTACAATGGGTATTAATCATACGAGCAAtactaaaaccaaaataattcTCTATGCATGTGATTTATTGCTTACCATCATTTGACCTTGCCATATGGATAAAtcttttcaacttcttttgaatgaacttttcacttttttaGAACTAACAATGGAGTCTCTATTTTTTACGTACAATGTTGAAGtgagattttgaattttcaagaaacagaaagaaataaaatgataatataaaaaataaattgttggttacttacattttttttttttcatattttcgtGACCAAGAATGAAGAATAGATGAAATAATGGTAATAAGTTAAACTTGTTCTGTGcaggaaaagaaagagaagaagcaACCAATGACCGAATAAAAAAGATTAGAACCTAATCTGCTATAAatgaggggtatttttgtcttatCGAGTCaacttttttgctttttgactgGTAGGTTATATTTGCAAATATGGGGGTTATTTTGACCCCTTTAACCAAATAAcccatatatatacatatacatatacatatacatatacatatacatatacatatacatatacaaTAAATCACACTTCAACAAgctaatacaaaaaaaaaaaaaaaaaactgattaacaaaacaaaaataaggagataaagaaaggaaagtgtaCCAGCAGGTAGCTCACAACAAATCAATTCAAAAGAAGTCTCTACACCTTCAATTCACAACTCCAAATGGAATACAAACAAGCTCATAAttcaaaaactagaaaaaatagaagagaaaaataaataaatgagagagaaaagatGAGAGCATCTGAATCCTTTTAACAACCCTCTTTTTGCCCTACCTAGGGTTTTGTGtccttttataggctttctcgaacctttttttcttcaacGAAATCTGATCCTCCACATGTCAAACATCCATGCTCTAAGCAAAAAGTGTTGATAAAATGAGCTCAtgcatagaaaataaaattagccAAAGTCAATGACATGCAAGTCCAAAATCCAAagccaattaaaataaaacaaatgaactAGGGTCAAGTCTAATATAAATAGATCTCTAATCTAACAGACCTAAATTATGCAACTCAACAATCCAAAGTTCAATAATCAATACACCTAATAACAAgcctaagaaaataataaataaggcccaaaataaatagaaaatatgaactGAACCCAAagtaaatatccaaaaatgtGCAAAgcctaaaataaatattaaagcCTAATCAACCAAACTCACATGtaacaaatcaaataaattcaattaggcCTAAACTCAATATCACATTTCAAAATGCAAAGCCAAAATCCAACAATCAACAAACCTAAATAATGAATATGAATCAATAAATAACATCCAAATGATATCCAAATTAGCAAAGCTCAACCTAAAGTCTACAAACAATATTTAAATCAAGAAAtgcaaatccaaaaataatgaaaattagcCCAAACAAACAAGCTTAGTAATAAAGAACAATTATTgttgaaataaaagataaatataaaaaaaaccatcttACCCATTTCTTGAATAACATTAAAAATGAGGGACAAAGGAGGGTTGACATATAGAGGCAGTCATGGTGCATAGGGTCAGCATGTTGGATGGCAAGGCTAGTAGTAGTGACGACTGGTGTGTCACTAGCGGTGATTGATGGTGGCAATAGTTGGTGTGGGTATGGTGATTGTTGTGTGTAACGCAGGAATGAAGatgaagcaaaaaataaaaatgtggaaGAGAGAGATATATGGAGGGAAGGAGtaagaatgagaaaaaagtGCCTGGAGGTGGTGAGCATCGTCGAAGATGAGACATCTCTTAGTGGTGGTGATTGTCAGTAGTAGATGGTGGTGTCAACTGGTGGTAtggtgaaagagagagagagagagtccaTAAGGGTGGTGTTGCTAGTTGGAAGGGATTGCCTTAGGGGCATTGATGTTGAAAACAATGGATGAACGACAACAATGGATGGCGTGTgtgtgaggaaaaaaaaagggggtggggggaaggaaaagaaaaggaagagagaaaaatgaaaataaaaaatggggaaatgAGTGGCaactaaaaggaaaatttgCGTCTTTTAGGGCTTCTTTTGGAATGGATGGTAGcgacaaaaggaaaaaatgatggatgacCAAGATAGGTTCTTCTAAAAGGGTATAAATGgacctaaaaatataatataatttaaatggaAATGGACCTAAAattcaagtattaaagaaaTGGGCCTGTAGTAAATTTGGTGGTCtagaaaaacataaagaaaatctactaaattttttttttgatgttcatggagaaattgaagaagaaaactaaattattgAGGAATGCATTTTCTCCTAgctttttccatttcatttaAAGGAAATGAtgggaaattatttttgataatttagttttttttataatatttttcaaatataacttaaaagttttaaaaataatttttgagaatataagataaattgATATTTCATGTATTAttcctattttaaaaagaatttgcatttaaaatgaaattttagttGTTATTTGAATACACTTCTTACACTTCccttaaaatataataacttttaaaaactatttaaaaaattaatatatatatatatatatatatatatatatatatatatatatatatatatatatatatatatatatatggtaactTTGATAtcttctatatttaaaatttatttttaaaaattttagagcctaagatattaaatttaatatttcaatttttttaaatatttattaaaagttATCATTCTTTTAAGGTAAACCTTAAAACCATGTTTGGTTGGATTGGTATAACATGAGATTAGGATAAGAGAGATGATGTAATATCATATCCCATCACTTATTGTATCGCATATTCAACCAAATATAAGATATGATAAGTGATGATATATAttattcattctattttttcatcatttctacATGAAATATGTTAGTTATATTATAAGATATGAGATATGTATAtctcatgtatcataaattgattttttaatcaatttttttatttttttatatactcattttgtaaaataattttttattataaattaaatttatggttaaaaaagaaaaactaaaaaaaattataaactaatattaatatataatatataaattattttttatatattgaatatcataatataaaaaatttatttataaagtttaaatattttaattatgaatataattaaatagaagagaaatttcaaaattttaaataaaaaatattgaaatatgatataatttttattttaaacattgaaaataatatatattttgttaaactaaatataaacataatatatcACACTACTTTACAATATCATATTCGTAAGCgatatatatatctaaaatcATATTCTAGAATATGTATTTCTTATATAATATGCTATCGtaggatatacatatcctatTTTATCGCATCAACCACATCTACCCTAAAAGTTTTATACatgtattatattatttttaagaatgtgTCCATAACAtatccaaattaattaatttcataattaaaaaaaataataataatatccaaTGAGCAGCTTTCTTGGCAGTCAGCCGCCGTCTAGCAAACCAAGGGACGACCACTGGAACACCGaccattttttgaaattctattGGACCCACAGTTTGGACAAAGACCTAAGTGTATCAGGCTACCAACTTTTTCCATCGCTTTCTAGTGTAACTAAATAAAGGGCAAATTGTGCATCTCCTGTACGGGGATGCTTTAGAAAAACCTAAGTTCGTAACACCAAACACGTTTGTGAAAAGTATGTATGGCTTCGCCCAcagattgaaaatataaaaaactcaCGCTCCTGTATATATAGCACACCCATCTCACCTTTGTTTGGAATAGATCTTGCTGTGGTGCGATGGCGAATATAGACATCGAGGGGATACTCAAGGAGCTTCCCAACGATGGGCGTATTCCGAAGACGAAGATCGTGTGCACGCTGGGACCCGCGTCTCGGTCAGTTCCGATGGTGGAGAAGCTTTTGAGGGCTGGGATGAATGTTGCCAGGTTTAATTTCTCCCACGGGACTCATGAGTATCATCAGGAGACTTTGAATAATCTCAGGATCGCTATGCAAAATACTCAGATCCTCTGTGCCGTCATGCTCGACACTAAGGTCCACTATTTAACTCTTTGCTCTCTTCGCTTaatctttgaatttttatttctttatttattttgtgatatCTGTTTTAGATGAATCGGATTTAGGAACTTGTTGTTTGtgttgtggtttttttttttttccaaaattgatttattgattgGAGGATATTTGGAGAATGAGGAGGATTCAGGGCCATCAAATTCTCTGGAAGGTTTTGAGATCCTGCTCTGTTTGATACTGGAAACACTACCTGAAAACTGATTTTGGTTGAATTTTCTTGATAGATCATCTGGTATGAAACACCAAAAGGTTCCTTACACAAATCATAGGGTGAAAATGGCTTGTAAGTTTTTGAAGAGGAAGGACAAAAACAATGTTCATATTCAGTTAGGTTTTGGATGTTTAGATCCATAAAAGAATTGGTTTCTTTGTACTGCAGGAAGATTTCGGTAATCTATTGTCCTTCAGATTGTCCTTAGTGGGAATTCAAATACTGGCTTCAATTTTGTGCATTGGCGGAAATGAACTGAAAGAtgctaatatttatatttgggtGGAGTCTTTTAGAAATAATAGATTGGAGAATGTTGGGTGTGTAGTGATTATAATCTCGGTGAAACCAAAACTACTATTGAGGAGCTATATGCCTTTCACTTGTATGAGATTCCTATAGTTCACATGGATAGTTCAGAAAAGGAGTTTCTTTCTAATGGTTGTCACGATACCCAAAATGAGCAGAGTCCAGTGACAGCTGTGTTCTAGATGTTGTTTTCATGGGCACTGGTTGAAACTTCCTTAAATTTTCTGACAATGTGAGTACTGGACTCAAATTTGTATGTGTGGTGGAGAATTGTTTACATAGCAGATGAAGGATGCAAAAATTTGTAAACATTCGCTGATCCTTATAGAAGCTCCACTGCTACTATGGAGCTCTATGCCTCTTTATGGGAAGAAatactcctttttttttatgacacTCTCTAGACACTTCTAGGCCTACAATAGAACAACTATTGATAGTTGatgttgatgatgatgaatATCCATACATTCCTACATATACCAATTGGATTTTTCTGTAGATGTACCCTATATGCATATGAGAAAGTTTGCAATCAGTTGCgtggattttttttgttttttagaaagaGAAGTTTTGCAATCAAATTGTATTTGTAGTTGCATAGTTGTTTTGATAATGTTGGGCTTTGCTACCAAATTTTCAtgataggatttttttttggttaagtaAGGAAAAATAATGTATTACAAAGAGGCGCTAAAGTAGTGACCCAAGATGTACAGGAAGGAAAAGGAAACACTCACCCCCAAACAACTTgaaacaaaaaactgtccaaAAGGATATACAAAAAACAACCCCTTCTTCAATGGGAACccacccaatcaatgaaatcaaataaggtTGAAGGACCGTCTTGTATAAACATTTTAGTCTCCAACCATAGTAAGTAAACAAAAAAGGCTTTTAGCCTTGGGATGGACAACATATCATCTTCAAAGGAGATTATATTCCTTACCTTCCAAACTGTCCAGAAAATGCATAAAGGGTTGGCTCTCCAAATTGTCTTGCGCTTTTTACCCACAAAGGGTCCATTCCAACCCAAGAGGGTTTCCCGAATTGAAGAAGGAAACACCCAAGACACTCCAAAAAGAGTGAAGAACATCTCCCACAAAGCCCTTGTCTTTTCACAATGAAGAAGTAGATGGTCTATGGATTCCTCATCCACCTGACAAaaataacatctatttgctaaagCCCATCGCCTCTTCTTAATTTGGTCCAAAGTTAAAGCTTTGCCCCACGTTGCCTCCCATGCTAAGAAGTTCACTTTTGGCTGCACACAAGAGttccaaatgattttttttgggaaaaaaaatcgaTGAGTCCAACTCTAAGACTTTGTAAAGAGACTTTATCgaaaaaattcaattcttcgTTTCCATCCACCACACCCTATCCTCCTCCTCCAAGATCACTCTCTTCACACACAAGCGTAATAGAAGGCCTTACACCtcatccatctcccaatcattagaaGGCCTAATTAAATGAGGACTCCAACTCCCCTTACCTTCTAAACCAGTCCAAACATCCTtcacccaagcctctttggGATCAGCTAGGGCAAATAAAAAGGGGAAAGAAATGCACAAAGGAGTAGACTCACACCATTTATTCTTCCAAAAAATCATCTTCTTCTAGCCATTGCCCACCACAAAGGAAAGTCTACTACTAACGATGTGCCAAAGCTTTCTAATTGTTTTCTACAACCCTACACCATACCCCCCTCTTACATCCCGAGAGCACCAGCCACCTCGTTCTTCCCTATACTTCCCCCTTATTACTTGATTCCATAAGGCCCCTCTCTCATTCGCAAAGCACTAGCTCTATTTGCATAGGAGAGCCTTGTTGAGCGTAGAAAGGCTCTTAACCTCTTAACCCTCAAACCCCCTTTTCTTTTATCAAGACAAATTGTTGTCCACGTTACTAAATGAGGTCTTTGCTCTAGGGCCCcttctccccacaaaaaattcctttgaatctgCTCCAGCTTCAATTTGACCACCCTTGGCAAGTGGAGAATAGACATATAGTAAATAGGCAAGCTAGAGCTTCGAATCAAGGTGATTCTCCCACCCTTAGAGATATATTGACGTTTCCACATAGCTAATCTCCTACGAAATCTCTTCTCAACTCCATCCTAAGCTGCCACGGACTTGAAAGGAGCACTTAACAGCATCCCTAAGTAAGTGGAGGGTCAACTCACTCTTATCCATGCATAGTTGTTTCCATTTGATGTACATGCATACTTGAGATGATTTCAATCttttgcatggattttttttttaagaaagagTTAGTTTTTGCTGTCGACTTGTCTTCATGGTTGCCTAGTCATTTCTATAATGTTAGGTTTTTCTATACAATTCTCATCATTATATTTGCATAGCTGTTACTTTATATGCTCTCTCTGTCTTAAACACAGACACATTCACATGCAAAGCTATATTCATTGAGTTCTTTTGgaatctctctctttttttccatcaaattcTTTTCATAGCTGCATAGTCATTTCTATAATGAATTCTCTCTCACTCCCATGCACTCACGCTCAAAGATATATTAATGGAATCTTCTTGAACTAGTTTTACTGATTACAAGTAACAGCAGTTGTTCCATGCATTTTTAATCCTCTTTTTCTTTCAGGGGCCTGAAATTCGAACTGGTTTCCTAAAGGATGGAAAACCTATTCAACTTAAGGAAGGCGAGGAAATCACCATTACTACTGACTACAGCATCAAGGGGGATCAGGAGATGATCTCCATGAGCTACAAAAAGCTGCCTGTTGATTTGAAGCCTGGAAATACCATTTTGTGTGCGGATGGCACCATCACTCTTACTGTCTTGTCTTGCGATCCAGCTGCTGGAACAGTGAGATGCCGATGTGAGAACACTGCACTTCTAGGAGAGAGAAAGAATGTCAATCTTCCTGGTGTTGTGGTGGATCTTCCAACACTAACTGAGAAGGATAAGGAAGATATTCTGGAATGGGGTGTTCCCAACAAAATCGATATGATTGCTCTTTCATTCGTGCGCAAGGGCTCGGATCTTGTCCATGTTCGTAAGGTGCTCGGATCCCATGCTAAGCGTATACAGTTAATGTCAAAGGTATGTGGATCACTTTCAATGTTCTGTTTCGTAGACAttgagaaaagaagaaaggagaaaaaaaaaaaaaaaaggactggTGTATGAGTTTGCACATTGCAGCTTACATTAAAATAGGTGTTTCAGGGGAGGGGGTTTTATCATTTAATGAACTGTAAAAATGGTCAACCATCCAAACAAAGGGAGTGCAACCTACCATCTTCTTGGAATTAGGGTGAAGGTTAAGGTGCAATTATACAAATGATTTTAAACTTCAGGGCTTAATTTGAGGTCCTATAAATAAATTGCTGGTTTCATTTTGAGATTAAGTTGAATGATCAGTCCACAGCACATTGCTTTTCCAGCCTCCAATAATAGTTGCATCCATCAGCAAAAATATGACTCGTGTAGAGagtaattttcaattaaaagcCTGCTTTACCTTTTAAAGAAGGAGGCAGCTTTTTGCTAGTGTGGCATCTTATTCCATAGCTTGTGGGTATAGTGCAGATTAACCATCAAGGAGTGTGAAATGTTCTTGCTGGGGgtgtttttttccttctttccttttttcatttGTGGGGTTGTTTGGTTTGGTTATACATTTTTTTGAGGAATTCCTTAGCTTGTGTGGTTCCTCAATGagtgttttgtattttttggtcACATAATGACATCTTTTGTTCTTGTTGGGCCAAAAATTTCCTGCTTGAGATCAGGAGggtttcattaatttttatgaagttGGGGGGTgattatttttcccttttgatGGTGATGGGAGGCTCTTTGGCTTGACTGTCCCCTTTCATGAGAAATTACTGAGTTTCTGTGGTTCTTCAAGGAGTGTTTTGCATTTCTTGGTCACTGAAtgatatgtttttttctttgttgagCTGAAAATTTTCAGGTTGAGAACCAAGAGGGTGTTATCAACTTCGATGAAATATTACGTGAGACTGACTCCTTCATGGTTGCCCGAGGTGATCTCGGAATGGAGATCCCAGTGGAGAAGATCTTCCTGGCACAGAAAATGATGATATACAAGTGTAACCTGGTAGGCAAGCCAGTAGTTACTGCCACTCAGATGCTTGAATCCATGATCAAATCTCCCCGGCCAACTCGTGCTGAAGCAACGGATGTAGCTAATGCTGTTCTTGATGGGACTGATTGTGTCATGCTCAGTGGAGAGAGTGCAGCTGGGGCTTACCCAGAGCTTGCAGTGAAGATCATGGCTCGAATTTGTATTGAGGCAGAATCCTCCCTTGACTATGGAGCTATCTTCAAGGAGAGGATCAGGTCAACTCCTCTTCCAATGAGCCCATTGGAGAGCCTTGCATCCTCAGCTGTTAGAACCGCTAACAAGGCTAAGGCAAAGCTCATCGTTGTGATGACTCGTGGTGGGACTACAGCCAAGTTGGTTGCCAAGTACAGGCCAGCTGTTCCAATCCTATCTGTGATTGTGCCAGTTTTAACGACAGACTCATTTGACTGGATCATCAGTGATGAGACCCCAGCAAGGCACAGCCTGATATACAGGGGCTTGATTCCATTACTGGCAGAAGGCTCTGCAAAGGCCACTGATGCGGAATCCACGGAGGTGATCCTGGATGCTGCCCTGAAGTCGGCAACAGAGAGGGGGCTGTGCAAGGCTGGAGATGCAGTTGTGGCACTTCATCGTATTGGATCAGCGTCTGTTATTAAGATCTGCTTGGTGAAATGATATGGAGTGGCAGAAAGGTGAAGAACCTCTGTTTTggtttttattctttgttttggtTATGCTATTTTGCCTTCAGAGTGTTGGAGGACCCAGctattttccttttgtcttGAATTATGTTAGAGGTTGCAATCCAGACAATTTAAAAAGGCATTGTATGATCTTAAATCTCTATGTTAGGTTTTTATCACAAATTACTGAAGCTGAAGCTGGAAGATTTTGGTACTTGTTCTCTTCAATGCTATGGATATTTATTCAATCAATAAAATGGACTTAATATGTTTGAGACTTGTTTGAAGTGGTTGTTAGAAgctaaaaactcattttttaagttagaaaGCTATATCATGTTTAATGAAACTTTTACAGTGTATCCTACAAGTTTTGGTTTGCAGAGGTTGGAATTCATTCACTATAGTTGAACTTAAAAATGGGCATTTTGATTTCAGGGTAGTCTGGTGGCATCAAAGCTATTGCATTCTACGGACACACAGCAAAGGCCGGAAGATTGGAATCCTTTCAGATGCAGGGTAACGTGATTCTATTGCACATTCTGTACCGACTTTATCCTAGTATTAATCTTGATGAATGAGGGAAAAGCGGATGGAGATTAGTGAGTTCCTGTTCTTCCAATAGGCTTAAGGGCCAGTAGTGGAAACTACAATGGTTTCTGCAAAAGCAATATGTTAGTGAAGTTTTTAGCGTTACTGGTTGAGACTAGGCTAATTTATTCATTCTTGTTTGCTTTACTATAAAATTTTGTCTGTAGAAGATTAATCGTCATGATTTTGATAACTTAAACACATGGATGCCCTACATGATTACTCTGCTGGAATTATACTCATGGCAAAGTCCAGCTAAGTTCAGTAGGTTATGAGGACAAAGACTCCCAAACCTTCAAAAGTGCTTCATGGGTGTGAACACCACCATTGAATAATCTAAAACTAAGGAAAACAAATAcaatttcctaaaattattatttatattttattgcttttgatttataaaaatattgattattttgatatttttgataaaaaataaattagaaaaatattgattattttgatatttataaaaataaaagaaaattaacattttgataaaaaaaaaaaagatgaatat of the Vitis vinifera cultivar Pinot Noir 40024 chromosome 10, ASM3070453v1 genome contains:
- the LOC100255934 gene encoding pyruvate kinase, cytosolic isozyme → MANIDIEGILKELPNDGRIPKTKIVCTLGPASRSVPMVEKLLRAGMNVARFNFSHGTHEYHQETLNNLRIAMQNTQILCAVMLDTKGPEIRTGFLKDGKPIQLKEGEEITITTDYSIKGDQEMISMSYKKLPVDLKPGNTILCADGTITLTVLSCDPAAGTVRCRCENTALLGERKNVNLPGVVVDLPTLTEKDKEDILEWGVPNKIDMIALSFVRKGSDLVHVRKVLGSHAKRIQLMSKVENQEGVINFDEILRETDSFMVARGDLGMEIPVEKIFLAQKMMIYKCNLVGKPVVTATQMLESMIKSPRPTRAEATDVANAVLDGTDCVMLSGESAAGAYPELAVKIMARICIEAESSLDYGAIFKERIRSTPLPMSPLESLASSAVRTANKAKAKLIVVMTRGGTTAKLVAKYRPAVPILSVIVPVLTTDSFDWIISDETPARHSLIYRGLIPLLAEGSAKATDAESTEVILDAALKSATERGLCKAGDAVVALHRIGSASVIKICLVK